The following coding sequences are from one Lolium rigidum isolate FL_2022 chromosome 6, APGP_CSIRO_Lrig_0.1, whole genome shotgun sequence window:
- the LOC124660190 gene encoding probable serine/threonine-protein kinase PBL23, producing MPVALSPLLPPPQLVVVALDATRDHREVEVRMALRALVARGDILRGGDSLVVLGVLHAITNPMGYQTKASNDSFAGTNARYLKDQVEKKAEDYRTKLLQDVEELRKVGISVTLKVSPGSPAKVVIIHEVNSSKAAWVVLDRHFRRDFKHLEKHIACKVAAFQDNLSVQTMKSIRTNLSSKSMGQAKDLEHLVVSLDLSSKTLDTDKVRVSIKSSPVSYFASLSNHEMHYTPSVVGSSMQDFTPSMSIASITMIDETNGKFIEDNMIANNDSSERPVLCAGCGLRSVLYIKESMKYPFSEIQSATSDFSREKLVGEGGFGHVYKGQLKDGQVIAAKLRKEASSQGYTEFFSEVQVLSFARHRNIVMLLGYCCKESYNILVYEYICNKSLEWHLFDQEAGLLEWHKRHAIALGIAKGLRFLHEECRAGPIIHRDLRPSNVLLTHDFVPMLGDFGLAKWKAVNNSIHTRILGQSGYLAPEYAEYGIVSVRTDVYAFGIVLFQLISGRKAEPLVESLALHDLIDERIADTYDTYGLYHLARAAYLCVRTNPEQRPSMGEVVRLIETENEHIRDLSRQFIPHFTK from the exons ATGCCGGTCGCCCTgtcgccgctgctgccgccgccgcagctggtggtggtggcgcttgaCGCGACCCGCGACCACCGGGAGGTCGAGGTCAGGATGGCGCTAAGAGCGCTGGTCGCCCGGGGCGACATTCTTCGCGGCGGCGACTCCCTCGTCGTACTCGGCGTGCTCCACGCTATCACCAATCCGA TGGGATACCAAACCAAAGCATCTAATGATTCTTTTGCCGGGACGAACGCACGGTACCTTAAAGATCAGGTTGAGAAGAAAGCTGAAGACTACAGAACCAAGCTCCTTCAGGATGTGGAGGAGCTCCGCAAAGTCGGG ATAAGTGTAACCCTTAAAGTATCTCCTGGATCACCAGCAAAGGTTGTCATTATCCATGAAGTCAATTCAAGTAAAGCTGCTTGGGTTGTACTGGATAG GCACTTCAGACGAGATTTCAAGCACCTAGAAAAACACATAGCCTGCAAGGTTGCAGCATTTCAGGATAACCTATCAGTGCAGACAATGAAGTCAATTAGAACAAATCTTTCAAGCAAAAGCATGGGACAAGCAAAGGACCTAGAACATTTAGTAGTGTCACTAGATCTGAGCTCCAAGACGCTAGATACTGACAAGGTTCGTGTGTCGATCAAGTCATCACCTGTAAGTTACTTTGCCTCTCTAAGCAATCATGAGATGCACTACACCCCCAGTGTGGTTGGTAGCAGCATGCAAGACTTCACACCATCAATGAGCATCGCCTCAATCACGATGATTGATGAGACTAATG GAAAATTTATTGAAGATAACATGATCGCCAACAATGATTCATCGGAAAGACCAGTTCTATGTGCTGGTTGCGGGCTAAGATCAGTGCTTTACATCAAGGAATCCATGAAATATCCCTTCTCAGAGATTCAATCTGCAACATCTGACTTCTCAAGGGAGAAGTTGGTGGGCGAGGGCGGATTTGGGCATGTATATAAAGGACAGCTCAAGGATGGCCAGGTCATTGCAGCTAAATTGCGTAAAGAAGCTAGCTCACAGGGGTATACCGAGTTCTTCTCTGAAGTGcaagtgctcagctttgcccggcacCGAAACATTGTCATGCTACTTGGGTATTGCTGCAAAGAAAGCTACAACATCTTGGTGTATGAGTATATATGCAACAAATCTCTGGAGTGGCATTTGTTTG ACCAGGAGGCGGGCTTACTTGAGTGGCACAAGAGGCATGCTATTGCCCTTGGTATAGCAAAAGGGCTGCGCTTTCTGCATGAAGAGTGTCGCGCTGGTCCGATAATACATCGGGATTTGCGCCCAAGCAACGTACTTTTGACACATGACTTTGTTCCTATG CTTGGCGACTTTGGTCTTGCAAAATGGAAGGCTGTCAATAATTCTATCCACACGAGGATTCTGGGGCAATCAGG GTACTTGGCACCGGAGTATGCTGAATATGGCATAGTTTCTGTCAGAACAGATGTTTATGCATTTGGAATCGTTCTTTTCCAGCTGATATCTGGTCGCAAG GCAGAACCTTTGGTTGAGAGTCTGGCACTGCACGACCTCATCGATGAGCGCATTGCAGATACATACGATACATATGGGCTATATCATCTAGCCAGAGCAGCGTATCTTTGTGTGCGGACAAACCCGGAACAGAGGCCTTCAATGGGGGAGGTTGTTCGTCTTATCGAGACTGAGAATGAGCATATCAGGGACTTGTCCCGACAGTTCATTCCACATTTTACAAAGTGA